In the Gasterosteus aculeatus chromosome X, fGasAcu3.hap1.1, whole genome shotgun sequence genome, one interval contains:
- the LOC144383044 gene encoding uncharacterized protein LOC144383044 isoform X1 → MLQGADESKMDTFDDATLSVLEAASVDEEALKGLSRDDLRDLFPGPENFLKRKKLWNFISENCENTTDQDANNCAMPPCQPQTSTPISAEKKMKMPDPPEYVVYTDSELDMVRSQYFALLCNGKEKNYKLSKELCCRLVRNTITSMVAILRASPMGKEVSYPSKLEIRAMSQKIIDYYPMLRDDDPNMPYLTIYTKMYKRLQNMRSPRKRQGSVPQRGVAKTALFSADNQDMETDWTDTSNSSDNTLLLESNDDLTEDNSSEAFPAHRPPSVPRKPKTKTFLLPSASASGSSLRTVIASPTTPAKDDVVGQDSLKMQARHYKTLSNMYNKPNAKPNQSDVAQVLDLEFKARRAFIDADVTREEDRPAKIFEAYPCFRDVRNAMDELRRIVGGTNSRYIEEVKGRWADFCAKVQFYGVWKKALKPPFPLDVRGVEFTLALFNALPSLFPSPTSPPKKLGNSCEALLHVLKSGEDPALYLEKHPLSSPVLLSDGSTTIVAVGNVPVTTLPQEDFSDGMLVLMAYYYTLHLRYPKCVATLLSVIQTEVIGDTIHDQDATSAYRKAMADWKSFIEK, encoded by the exons ATGCTTCAGGGAGCTGATGAATCTAAGATGGATACTTTTGACGATGCCACTCTATCGGTGTTGGAGG CTGCCAGTGTTGATGAGGAGGCTTTGAAAGGCCTTAGCCGGGATGACCTGAGGGATCTTTTTCCTGGCCCAGAGAATTtcctcaaaagaaagaaactttggaatttcatcagtgaaaat TGTGAAAATACCACGGACCAAGATGCCAACAATTGTGCCATGCCACCATGCCAGCCTCAAACCTCAACCCCCATATctgctgagaaaaaaatgaaaatgccagaCCCTCCAGAGTATGTGGTGTACACAGATTCAGAGTTAGACATGGTGCGTAGTCAATACTTTGCACTGCTCTGcaatggaaaggaaaaaaattaCAAACTGTCCAAGGAGCTATGTTGCAGACTTGTAAGGAACACAATAACCAGTATGGTTGCTATCCTGCGTGCTAGTCCCATGGGGAAAGAAGTCAGTTACCCGTCAAAATTGGAAATAAGAGCCATGTCACAGAAGATTATAGACTATTACCCAATGTTACGGGATGATGATCCAAACATGCCTTAT CTGACTATCTACACCAAAATGTACAAGCGACTCCAAAATATGAGATCCCCACGGAAGAGGCAAGGCTCTGTACCACAAAGAGGAGTGGCAAAGACAGCTCTCTTCAGTGCAGACAACCAAGACATGGAGACGGATTGGACAGACACAAGCAACTCAAGTGATAATACCTTACTTCTTGAGAGCAATGATGACCTTACCGAGGACAACTCCAGTGAAG CATTCCCAGCACATCGACCCCCCTCTGTGCCAAGGAAGCCAAAGACCAAAACCTTCCTGCTGCCATCCGCATCAGCCTCAGGCTCCTCACTCAGGACTGTGATCGCTTCACCAACCACGCCTGCAAAGGATGATGTTG TCGGCCAGGACAGTCTGAAAATGCAGGCTAGGCACTACAAAACCTTGAGCAACATGTACAATAAGCCAAATGCAAAACCCAATCAAAGTGATGTTGCTCAAGTTTTAGACCTTGAGTTTAAGGCCAGACGGGCTTTCATTGATGCAGATGTTACAAGGGAAGAAGACCGACCTGCAAAAATCTTTGAGGCATATCCATGCTTTAGAGATGTtcgaaat GCAATGGATGAGCTGCGGCGCATAGTAGGTGGCACCAACAGCAGATACATCGAGGAAGTGAAAGGAAGATGGGCAGACTTTTGTGCCAAGGTGCAGTTCTATGGTGTGTGGAAGAAAGCCCTGAAACCCCCCTTTCCATTGGATGTCCGTGGAG TGGAGTTCACGCTTGCCCTCTTCAATGCACTCCCATCCCTTTTCCCCTCACCAACTTCACCACCAAAGAAGCTTGGAAATAGCTGTGAGGCACTTCTTCATGTCCTgaag TCAGGCGAAGACCCTGCCCTGTACCTGGAAAagcatcctctctcctccccagttCTGCTTTCTGATGGCTCAACCACCATTGTGGCTGTGGGTAATGTACCTGTGACCACCCTCCCTCAGGAAGATTTCTCAGACGGGATGTTGGTGTTAATGGCATATTACTACACTTTGCACTTAAGATATCCAAAATGTGTTGCAACGCTCCTGTCAGTTATTCAAACAGAGGTAATTGGTGACACAATCCACGATCAAGATGCCACTAGTGCTTACAGGAAAGCAATGGCTGATTGGAAGTCTTTCATTGAGAAGTAG
- the LOC144383044 gene encoding uncharacterized protein LOC144383044 isoform X2, with protein sequence MNLRWILLTMPLYRCWRCENTTDQDANNCAMPPCQPQTSTPISAEKKMKMPDPPEYVVYTDSELDMVRSQYFALLCNGKEKNYKLSKELCCRLVRNTITSMVAILRASPMGKEVSYPSKLEIRAMSQKIIDYYPMLRDDDPNMPYLTIYTKMYKRLQNMRSPRKRQGSVPQRGVAKTALFSADNQDMETDWTDTSNSSDNTLLLESNDDLTEDNSSEAFPAHRPPSVPRKPKTKTFLLPSASASGSSLRTVIASPTTPAKDDVVGQDSLKMQARHYKTLSNMYNKPNAKPNQSDVAQVLDLEFKARRAFIDADVTREEDRPAKIFEAYPCFRDVRNAMDELRRIVGGTNSRYIEEVKGRWADFCAKVQFYGVWKKALKPPFPLDVRGVEFTLALFNALPSLFPSPTSPPKKLGNSCEALLHVLKSGEDPALYLEKHPLSSPVLLSDGSTTIVAVGNVPVTTLPQEDFSDGMLVLMAYYYTLHLRYPKCVATLLSVIQTEVIGDTIHDQDATSAYRKAMADWKSFIEK encoded by the exons ATGAATCTAAGATGGATACTTTTGACGATGCCACTCTATCGGTGTTGGAGG TGTGAAAATACCACGGACCAAGATGCCAACAATTGTGCCATGCCACCATGCCAGCCTCAAACCTCAACCCCCATATctgctgagaaaaaaatgaaaatgccagaCCCTCCAGAGTATGTGGTGTACACAGATTCAGAGTTAGACATGGTGCGTAGTCAATACTTTGCACTGCTCTGcaatggaaaggaaaaaaattaCAAACTGTCCAAGGAGCTATGTTGCAGACTTGTAAGGAACACAATAACCAGTATGGTTGCTATCCTGCGTGCTAGTCCCATGGGGAAAGAAGTCAGTTACCCGTCAAAATTGGAAATAAGAGCCATGTCACAGAAGATTATAGACTATTACCCAATGTTACGGGATGATGATCCAAACATGCCTTAT CTGACTATCTACACCAAAATGTACAAGCGACTCCAAAATATGAGATCCCCACGGAAGAGGCAAGGCTCTGTACCACAAAGAGGAGTGGCAAAGACAGCTCTCTTCAGTGCAGACAACCAAGACATGGAGACGGATTGGACAGACACAAGCAACTCAAGTGATAATACCTTACTTCTTGAGAGCAATGATGACCTTACCGAGGACAACTCCAGTGAAG CATTCCCAGCACATCGACCCCCCTCTGTGCCAAGGAAGCCAAAGACCAAAACCTTCCTGCTGCCATCCGCATCAGCCTCAGGCTCCTCACTCAGGACTGTGATCGCTTCACCAACCACGCCTGCAAAGGATGATGTTG TCGGCCAGGACAGTCTGAAAATGCAGGCTAGGCACTACAAAACCTTGAGCAACATGTACAATAAGCCAAATGCAAAACCCAATCAAAGTGATGTTGCTCAAGTTTTAGACCTTGAGTTTAAGGCCAGACGGGCTTTCATTGATGCAGATGTTACAAGGGAAGAAGACCGACCTGCAAAAATCTTTGAGGCATATCCATGCTTTAGAGATGTtcgaaat GCAATGGATGAGCTGCGGCGCATAGTAGGTGGCACCAACAGCAGATACATCGAGGAAGTGAAAGGAAGATGGGCAGACTTTTGTGCCAAGGTGCAGTTCTATGGTGTGTGGAAGAAAGCCCTGAAACCCCCCTTTCCATTGGATGTCCGTGGAG TGGAGTTCACGCTTGCCCTCTTCAATGCACTCCCATCCCTTTTCCCCTCACCAACTTCACCACCAAAGAAGCTTGGAAATAGCTGTGAGGCACTTCTTCATGTCCTgaag TCAGGCGAAGACCCTGCCCTGTACCTGGAAAagcatcctctctcctccccagttCTGCTTTCTGATGGCTCAACCACCATTGTGGCTGTGGGTAATGTACCTGTGACCACCCTCCCTCAGGAAGATTTCTCAGACGGGATGTTGGTGTTAATGGCATATTACTACACTTTGCACTTAAGATATCCAAAATGTGTTGCAACGCTCCTGTCAGTTATTCAAACAGAGGTAATTGGTGACACAATCCACGATCAAGATGCCACTAGTGCTTACAGGAAAGCAATGGCTGATTGGAAGTCTTTCATTGAGAAGTAG